Proteins from a genomic interval of Trichoderma breve strain T069 chromosome 2, whole genome shotgun sequence:
- a CDS encoding methyltransferase domain-containing protein: protein MSHDGEPDPQPREHYPLNRDLLSSARLHLQHTVFVTGLGYLLHPDVPIGPGSHVAEIATGTGIFALALAGAHPEARVEASDISLAQVPNQHWWPANATFAVLDVLQDPLPDSLLARYDVLCLRHFVSLQPGDPRPLIARLLSMLRPGGYLHWQEWDLTTAAVSAPDGTSTPKMQALIDYIKDPARHVARATWVGDLHQRVESGEVPGVELVAYDRVRPTKPEVIAMHQELMALGTKEVVASLRAREGEASVEAAKFEKIAHDAVDECLSLGRGPVIDQEMVTWVLRKK from the coding sequence ATGTCCCACGACGGCGAGCCCGACCCGCAACCCCGCGAGCACTACCCCCTTAACCGTGACTTGCTCTCCTCCGCCCGCCTGCACCTCCAGCACACCGTCTTCGTCACCGGTCTAGGCTACTTGCTGCACCCGGACGTCCCTATCGGGCCCGGCTCCCACGTGGCTGAAATCGCCACCGGCACCGGCATCTTCGCCCTTGCCCTCGCCGGGGCCCACCCCGAAGCCCGCGTCGAAGCCTCTGACATTTCCCTCGCCCAGGTCCCCAACCAGCACTGGTGGCCCGCCAATGCGACCTTTGCGGTCCTCGACGTCCTCCAGGACCCCTTGCCGGACTCCCTGCTCGCGCGCTACGATGTCCTCTGCCTCCGCCACTTCGTCTCCCTACAGCCCGGCGATCCGCGTCCGCTGATCGCCCGCTTGCTGTCTATGCTGAGGCCCGGGGGCTATCTGCACTGGCAGGAATGGGACCTGACCACCGCCGCCGTCTCCGCCCCAGACGGCACCTCAACACCCAAAATGCAGGCGCTGATCGATTACATCAAAGATCCCGCCCGACACGTCGCCCGGGCCACCTGGGTTGGCGATTTGCATCAGAGGGTCGAGTCCGGCGAGGTGCCTGGCGTGGAGCTGGTCGCTTACGACCGTGTCCGCCCCACTAAGCCCGAGGTCATCGCTATGCATCAGGAACTCATGGCGCTGGGCACCAAGGAGGTAGTCGCCAGTCTGCGGGCCCGCGAGGGCGAGGCGAgcgtcgaggccgccaagTTCGAGAAGATTGCGCACGACGCCGTCGACGAGTGTCTGAGCTTGGGGAGGGGCCCTGTGATCGATCAGGAGATGGTGACGTGGGtgctgaggaagaagtgA
- a CDS encoding cytochrome p450 domain-containing protein, whose amino-acid sequence MFSSDSTQSALTLWLTPVVLYVVYAWLKVIAGAFFGPLSKIPGPKLWALSRIPRMYMEWQGEEAHGVLALHKKYGPVVRLAPNEVSFAGGFQDWKDIYGYRKNIGQEKHPHRSSASYWPAANGVPSMIQAMRDDEHARLRKSLAVSFSEKSMREMEPRVKSWARLLQTKLAERGDAAVDMVELFRCATFDAMGDLALGDDLQMLRNGRLSDYVHAAFSGIRTIIRLRVLSTYNSFTRWLVKDCFLQSAFVKKAAMENLRYSADRMDRRLQDPARDPPDLWTKPLTGIDGKMSLDEYHSTAQLLMTAGTDTTAIGLTGTLYFLLTNPDCLAKATDEVRSAFSSMDDLTYETLAQLKYLDAALNEGLRLYPPVPTGAPRVTPFPGWSIGGYWIPGGVNVGVPHYATSRFPAHFTDPDSFHPERWLGDEKFQNDRLDAVQPFNYGPQNCLGQAFAMNEMRLFMAAVLLQFDLKLGEDHRDWFDQRVFSMWETKPLMCVATKTN is encoded by the exons ATGTTCTCTTCCGACAGCACCCAGAGTGCTCTGACACTCTGGCTGACGCCTGTCGTCCTCTATGTCGTGTATGCGTGGCTCAAAGTCATCGCCGGCGCCTTCTTTGGCCCTTTGAGCAAAATTCCCGGCCCCAAGCTCTGGGCCCTCTCGCGCATTCCTCGTATGTACATGGAATGGCAGGGTGAGGAAGCGCATGGAGTCCTCGCGTTGCACAAGAAGTACGGCCCGGTCGTGCGGCTGGCGCCCAACGAAGTGTCGTTTGCTGGTGGTTTTCAGGATTGG AAAGACATTTATGGCTACCGAAAGAACATAGGCCAAGAGAAGCATCCGCATCGTTCGTCAGCGTCGTATTGGCCTGCGGCCAACGGAGTCCCGAGCATGATTCAGGCCATGCGCGACGACGAACACGCGCGACTGCGCAAGAGTCTGGCCGTCTCGTTCAGTGAGAAGTCCATGAGGGAGATGGAACCACGCGTCAAGAGCTGGGCTCGGCTTCTGCAGACCAAGTTGGCTGAGCGCGGTGATGCTGCGGTGGATATGGTCGAGTTGTTTAGATGTGCA ACTTTCGATGCCATGGGTGACCTCGCGCTAGG GGACGACCTGCAAATGCTGAGAAATGGCCGTCTCTCCGACTACGTCCATGCAGCTTTTAGTGGCATTCGAACGATCATCCGCCTTCGGGTCCTCTCCACGTACAATTCCTTCACCCGCTGGCTCGTTAAAGACTGTTTCTTACAAAGCGCATTCGTCAAGAAGGCCGCCATGGAAAATCTCCGCTACTCAGCGGACCGTATGGATCGTCGCCTGCAAGATCCAGCCCGAGACCCTCCCGATCTCTGGACAAAGCCCCTGACTGGTATTGACGGCAAGATGTCCCTGGACGAATATCACTCCACCGCACAACTTCTCATGACTGCGGGCACCGACACTACGGCGATAGGCTTGACCGGCACACTATATTTCCTTCTCACCAACCCCGACTGCCTCGCCAAGGCCACCGACGAGGTTCGCTCCGCCTTCTCATCTATGGACGACCTAACCTACGAAACCCTCGCCCAACTGAAGTACTTGGACGCCGCGCTGAATGAAGGCCTGAGACTCTACCCACCGGTGCCTACCGGCGCACCCCGCGTCACTCCGTTCCCTGGATGGTCCATCGGCGGCTACTGGATCCCAGGCGGCGTGAACGTCGGCGTGCCACACTATGCCACGTCTCGCTTTCCCGCCCACTTCACCGATCCCGACTCTTTCCACCCAGAGCGCTGGCTGGGCGACGAGAAATTCCAAAACGACCGGCTCGATGCCGTCCAGCCGTTCAACTACGGCCCTCAGAACTGCTTGGGTCAG GCTTTTGCTATGAACGAGATGCGTCTCTTCATGGCCGCTGTGTTGCTCCAATTCGATCTAAAGTTGGGCGAGGACCACCGAGACTGGTTTGATCAACGAGTGTTCTCCATGTGGGAGACGAAGCCGTTGATGTGTGTCGCGACTAAGACGAACTGA
- a CDS encoding potassium transporter domain-containing protein, translating into MGDLDIEREVPIMRVNSAHHGASTSETEPSEKMADLDIDEEEKARRITEEDLQGHRKQTYSGFLLVWLSFQATGVIYGDIGTSPLYVYSSTFSSQPSWDDLVGALSIIIWSLTMIVTVKYCFIVLNADDDGQGGTFALYSLLARYTNIARNKDPREAAMIRMERYHTNDLKPGAKSLRHFLENSKFCQIMLQLIGVLGVSMVMADGVLTPAQSVLGAIQGLEVVKPDLSVSAIVGISCAILVLLFLIQPFGTTKLGTSFAPIVTIWLLLNMVTGIYNLVKHDHTVLKAFSPSYAFTYLVRNGKDGWTSLGGLLLAFTGVEALFADLGAFSKRAVQISWLCLTYPCLLLAYTGQAAFISTDETQTAFTNPFFKTLPPHTLYFGLVMAILAAIVASQAMITSAFQLLTQIMRLSYFPHIKVVHTSRKFSEQVYIPLANWLLMIGTVIVTAVYSNTTSLGNAYGVCVIAVTFITTCMVALVAILVWRLPFYIVLPVWLIFAALDGAYLSSVLQKVPQGAWFTIVLAAILCSVFTLWRFGKEAQWKAESLDQLTLASLVKSDQATSGSSSKSLVLNDVFGGMPITTVPGLGIFFDKAGDTKHLPACFTHFVIKFAARPSVVIFFHMRPLTVPSVPLKERYVITHRNGLINSYNVTLRHGYMDDVLHPGLARELVGQIELTISNGRHPDFTELETLRAAYGSQMVYILGKEAIRVKSGGSMTSRVAGFFRGVVLWIFLWMRENSRTKLADLNIDADKLIEVGFLKEI; encoded by the exons ATGGGCGACTTGGACATTGAGCGGGAGGTCCCAATCATGAGGGTCAATAGCGCACATCACGGTGCATCAACCTCGGAGACTGAACCTtcggagaagatggcagattTGGATAtagacgaggaagaaaaggcacgAAGAATCACCGAAGAAGACCTACAAGGTCATCGTAAGCAA ACTTACAGCGGGTTCCTCCTCGTCTGGCTCAGCTTCCAAGCTACTGGAGTCATCTACGGTGATATTGGAACCTCTCCGCTATATGTTTACTCGTCGACCTTTTCCAGCCAACCCTCATGGGATGACCTTGTCGGTGCTCTGTCCATTATTATATGGTCTCTGACGATGATCGTTACGGTCAAATACTGCTTCATTGTCTTAaacgccgacgacgacggtcAAGGAGGTACTTTTGCGCTATACAGTCTCCTAGCAAGGTACACCAATATCGCACGAAACAAAGATCCCAGAGAAGCCGCCATGATACGCATGGAGAGATACCACACCAACGATCTCAAGCCTGGTGCTAAGAGTCTCCGCCACTTCCTTGAGAACTCCAAGTTCTGTCAGATTATGCTGCAGCTCATTGGTGTCCTTGGAGTATCCATGGTCATGGCCGATGGTGTTCTTACACCAGCGCAATCTGTCCTCGGTGCCATTCAAGGTCTCGAAGTCGTCAAGCCTGACTTGTCTGTCTCGGCCATCGTTGGGATCTCGTGCGCCATCTTAGTATTGCTCTTCCTTATCCAACCATTTGGAACTACTAAGCTTGGAACTAGCTTCGCGCCCATCGTGACTATCTGGCTCCTCCTTAACATGGTTACTGGCATCTACAATCTTGTCAAGCATGATCACACAGTTCTCAAGGCCTTCAGCCCCTCTTATGCTTTCACTTACCTTGTCCGCAACGGAAAGGATGGGTGGACTTCTTTGGGCGGCTTGCTCTTGGCTTTTACCGGCGTGGAGGCACTCTTTGCCGACTTGGGCGCTTTCAGCAAGCGTGCCGTGCAAATCTCATGGCTATGTCTGACTTACCCGTGCTTGCTCCTCGCGTACACTGGTCAGGCTGCGTTCATTTCGACTGACGAGACTCAAACGGCCTTCACAAACCCTTTCTTCAAGACTCTGCCCCCTCACACGCTGTACTTCGGTTTAGTTATGGCTATCCTTGCGGCGATTGTCGCATCGCAAGCTATGATCACATCGGCTTTTCAGCTTCTGACCCAGATTATGCGTCTTTCGTATTTTCCTCATATCAAGGTCGTTCATACAAGCAGAAAGTTCTCCGAGCAGGTATATATTCCACTGGCGAATTGGCTACTAATGATTGGTACGGTCATTGTCACTGCTGTATATAGCAAC ACCACATCTCTCGGTAACGCCTACGGTGTCTGTGTTATTGCTGTTACCTTCA TTACAACATGTATGGTTGCTCTCGTTGCAATCCTCGTCTGGAGACTGCCTTTCTACATCGTCTTGCCCGTCTGGTTGATCTTTGCCGCGCTCGACGGCGCATACCTCTCATCCGTCCTGCAAAAGGTCCCACAGGGCGCTTGGTTCACCATTGTGCTGGCTGCCATTCTTTGTTCCGTCTTCACCCTCTGGCGATTCGGCAAGGAGGCTCAGTGGAAGGCCGAATCGCTAGATCAGCTTACGCTTGCGAGTCTTGTCAAGTCAGACCAGGCAACCTCAGGGTCATCATCTAAGTCTCTGGTCCTAAACGACGTGTTTGGTGGTATGCCCATCACGACTGTGCCCGGCTTGGGCATCTTTTTTGACAAAGCCGGAGACACAAAGCACCTGCCCGCATGCTTTACGCATTTTGTCATCAAGTTTGCTGCCCGACCTTCAgttgtcatcttcttccacatgCGACCTCTCACTGTGCCTTCAGTGCCCCTAAAAGAGCGCTACGTTATTACGCATAGGAACGGTCTTATCAACTCTTACAACGTCACTCTCCGTCACGGTTATATGGATGACGTGTTGCACCCGGGCCTCGCGCGCGAATTGGTAGGACAAATTGAGCTGACCATCTCCAACGGTCGTCACCCTGATTTTACGGAGCTTGAGACACTGCGGGCTGCATATGGATCTCAGATGGTGTACATTCTTGGAAAGGAAGCTATCAGGGTGAAGAGTGGCGGTTCCATGACCAGCCGTGTCGCTGGATTCTTCAGGGGAGTGGTGTTGTGGATATTCTTGTGGATGAGGGAGAACTCACGCACGAAGTTGGCAGACCTCAATATTGATGCCGATAAGCTTATTGAGGTGGGATTTTTGAAGGAAATTTGA
- a CDS encoding major facilitator superfamily domain-containing protein, giving the protein MEDKESLSNSSGAKDGTHIHVSDVLRVEPTPEQEARVVRKIDVYILPLMGICYMLQLMDKSTLSYATQLGILKDLKLQGSQYSWTSSIFYFGYLFWSFPSSYLAVRAPLAKYVASTVVLWGLVLMCHAATKDYAGLMTVRFFLGVTEAAVGPGFSLIVGLFYKREEQPARMLIWFTGNAVANILSGIIAHGVGEITTSNIAAWKLLFLILGGVTTFWGIVLVFLLPSSPSEAKFLTPDERALCLQRTIANKTGILDKSEFKTNQMVAGLLDPQAWFLFLAMFTVSVANGGISAFGSILVAAFGFSPLTAVLMQMPSGGIQLGAMILSSILAAYTKIPRTVIMVFMTIVSLVGIVMVYALPSEQKWSRLGGSWITTTYVATTPLQLSLITSNVGGFTKRSTVSGMLFVAYCVGNIAGPQFYSTDQAPRYSKGIRATLAGYGLATFFTFALFLYYIFENKRRDVKYGLPANVSEPVSEPEEQELEVSNKTDRELIDFRYIL; this is encoded by the exons ATGGAAGACAAGGAAAGTCTCTCTAACTCAAGCGGAGCTAAGGATGGCACACACATTCATGTATCTGATGTTTTACGAGTCGAACCAACTCCAgagcaagaagctcgagtGGTGAGGAAAATAGACGTATA CATCCTTCCTTTGATGGGCATCTGTTACATGCTGCAGCTTATGGATAAGTCCACCCTCTCATACGCTACCCAACTTGGCATCCTGAAAGATCTT AAACTTCAAGGTTCACAATATAGTTGGACATCGTCAATATTCTACTTTGGATACCTCTTTTGGAGCTTCCCCAGTTCATATCTCGCTGTGCGAGCCCCGCTGGCAAAATACGTCGCCAGTACAGTAGTGCTGTGGGGACTTGTGTTGATGTGCCATGCAGCAACCAAAGATTATGCCGGCCTAATGACTGTACGATTCTTCTTGGGAGTAACGGAGGCTGCAGTGGGCCCAGGTTTCTCTTTGATCGTAGGATTATTCTACAAGCGCGAAGAGCAACCAGCACG CATGCTCATCTGGTTTACGGGAAATGCTGTGGCCAATATTCTCTCTGGTATTATTGCTCATGGAGTCGGAGAAATCACTACTAGCAATATTGCGGCTTggaagcttcttttcctAATTCTAGGCGGAGTAACCACCTTTTGGGGAATCGTTCTGGTGTTCTTGCTCCCCAGCTCCCCATCAGAAGCGAAATTCCTCACTCCGGACGAAAGAGCTTTATGTCTACAACGTACAATTGCAAACAAGACCGGTATATTGGACAAATCCGAGTTCAAAACGAACCAAATGGTGGCAGGCCTTCTGGATCCTCAGGCTTGGTTTTTATTCTTGGCCATGTTTACAGTTTCTGTTGCTAACGGCGGTATTTCCGCA TTTGGAAGCATCCTTGTCGCTGCTTTCGGATTCAGTCCCCTCACAGCGGTTCTCATGCAAATGCCATCTGGCGGTATCCAGCTCGGCGCCATGATCCTATCCTCTATCCTGGCGGCATATACGAAAATCCCGCGTACCGTTATTATGGTTTTCATGACTATCGTCTCACTTGTTGGTATAGTAATGGTATATGCTCTACCTTCAGAGCAAAAGTGGTCACGCCTAGGAGGATCTTGGATCACAACTACCTATGTTGCTACTACCCCACTGCAGCTCAGCCTGATCACATCGAACGTGGGAGGATTCACAAAGAGATCAACTGTGTCGGGCATGCTTTTTGTTGCATATTGCGTGGGGAATATTGCCGGACCGCAGTTCTATTCCACTGATCAGGCTCCGAGGTATTCT AAAGGGATCAGAGCAACGCTGGCTGGCTATGGATTGGCCACTTTCTTTACTTTCGCCTTGTTCCTCTATTATATCTTCGAGAATAAGCGACGTGATGTGAAGTACGGCTTGCCAGCTAATGTGTCGGAACCGGTGTCGGAACCTGAGGAGCAGGAACTGGAAGTTTCGAATAAGACGGACCGCGAGTTGATAGATTTCCGATACATATTGTGA
- a CDS encoding beta-lactamase superfamily domain-containing protein yields the protein MSSFKGSVSVTHIGTATALLQIDNVTFLTDPLFAAAGTEWDLTVVQLKTTQDPAIKPENLPEIDAVLLSHEDHPDNLDEVGRKVLEGKKVFTTKDGAKNIGDKAIVTGFNAGDRATLVAGGKTFEIIATPAEHLPGGECIGFLVTSADFGTTNGLPNAIYFSGDTIYNQDVANSLKGYHISLALLNLGRAAVDVGGPELMPITLDGKQASQLIIDANVEKVVPMHFEGWGHFSEGREPAEKAFAEAGVSEKVFWLPRGEKKVFF from the coding sequence ATGTCTTCCTTCAAGGGCTCCGTCAGCGTTACCCACATTGGTACTGCTACTGCGCTTCTTCAGATTGACAATGTCACCTTTTTGACCGACCCTCtcttcgctgctgctggcaccGAATGGGATCTCACTGTTGTCCAACTTAAGACGACCCAGGATCCGGCTATTAAGCCTGAAAATCTCcctgagattgatgctgtacTCCTCAGCCACGAGGACCACCCCGATAACCTTGACGAAGTTGGACGAAAGGTCCTCGAAGGCAAGAAGGtcttcaccaccaaagaCGGCGCCAAGAATATTGGAGACAAGGCGATTGTAACGGGCTTCAATGCCGGTGATAGGGCTACCCTCGTTGCAGGAGGTAAAACGTTTGAGATTATCGCCACTCCTGCTGAGCACTTACCGGGAGGCGAGTGCATCGGCTTCCTTGTGACCTCGGCCGATTTCGGAACAACCAATGGCCTACCCAATGCCATTTACTTCTCTGGCGATACCATTTACAACCAAGACGTTGCCAACAGCCTCAAGGGTTATCACATcagccttgctcttctcaatcttggcaGAGCGGCTGTTGACGTGGGTGGACCTGAGCTTATGCCAATCACCTTGGATGGTAAGCAGGCTTCGCAGCTTATCATAGATGCAAACGTCGAAAAGGTCGTGCCGATGCACTTCGAAGGATGGGGTCATTTTAGCGAGGGCAGGGAACCGGCCGAAAAGGCTTTTGCAGAGGCAGGCGTCAGCGAGAAGGTCTTCTGGTTGCCCCGTGGTGAGAAGAAGGTGTTTTTCTAA